The Impatiens glandulifera chromosome 3, dImpGla2.1, whole genome shotgun sequence genome contains a region encoding:
- the LOC124928740 gene encoding alkane hydroxylase MAH1-like produces MALSLGYFEIATTLLFILVIANFFRINRKSFHTNVPFEWPLIGMLPAVIDNMNRVHDRLVEIHTIVGPTFLFKFPFFFNMSLLSSVDPMDMHYIMSKNMQNFPKAPLFSKMFDFMGKAWFNCDGEEWKIQRRVVQVLLTNNRFNRFLGKTSARNIEKGLIPVLDNAANNGSVLDLQDVFNRLTFDTSCKIVTGYNPCSLSLKLPEIPFSKALDEAEESVLLRHAMPESVWKLLKWMNIGSEKTLTHAWAILDVEIGKLISMKREQLAKETYDPTELVNGSEQKEEGIDILTSYLYANEQMYASLKIDDNFLRDTILNYMLASRDTTISSLTWFIWLVIIYPETLNKIREELKSVLPSLESENPCIFKSEDVNKLTYLHACVCESLRLYPPVPFQLRVPEKPDKLPSGVCVTPNDKIIMSVYAMARMKSIWGEDCSEFKPERWITEKGGIKHEPTYKYPVFNDGPRNCLGKDMALNHTKMVAATIIHNYNLEMMEGHVVEKNCSIILYMKHGLKVNVFKRWT; encoded by the coding sequence ATGGCCCTTTCTCTAGGATACTTTGAGATTGCAACAACCCTGTTGTTTATCTTGGTTATTGCTAATTTCTTCCGAATCAACCGCAAGTCATTCCACACGAACGTTCCCTTCGAATGGCCACTCATCGGAATGCTTCCCGCAGTCATCGATAACATGAACCGTGTCCACGATCGTTTGGTCGAAATTCACACAATCGTCGGACCTACATTCCTCTTCAAATtccctttcttcttcaatatgAGCTTATTGTCGAGTGTGGATCCGATGGACATGCATTACATAATGAGCAAGAACATGCAAAACTTTCCTAAGGCGCCTCTCTTCTCGAAAATGTTTGATTTCATGGGTAAAGCGTGGTTCAACTGCGACGGCGAAGAGTGGAAGATACAGAGAAGGGTGGTCCAAGTGCTTCTCACCAATAACCGCTTCAACCGGTTCTTGGGAAAGACAAGCGCACGTAACATCGAGAAAGGGTTGATACCTGTTCTTGATAACGCGGCTAATAATGGATCGGTCCTTGACTTGCAAGATGTGTTCAATAGGTTGACATTTGATACGTCATGTAAGATTGTAACGGGTTACAATCCATGTAGCCTCTCCCTTAAGTTACCGGAGATACCATTCTCCAAGGCATTAGATGAGGCAGAAGAGTCGGTTTTGTTACGCCATGCCATGCCCGAGTCCGTTTGGAAGCTTTTGAAATGGATGAACATTGGATCCGAAAAAACTCTTACACATGCATGGGCCATATTGGATGTGGAAATCGGGAAATTGATATCCATGAAGAGAGAACAGCTCGCTAAGGAGACGTACGACCCAACTGAATTAGTTAATGGATCGGAACAAAAGGAAGAAGGAATCGACATCTTGACGTCGTACTTATACGCCAATGAACAAATGTACGCATCGTTAAAGATTGACGATAACTTCTTAAGAGACACAATTCTAAACTACATGTTAGCCAGCCGAGACACAACGATATCTTCCCTAACTTGGTTCATCTGGCTGGTAATAATTTACCCAGAAACCCTAAACAAGATCAGGGAAGAGCTCAAATCGGTCTTACCATCGTTGGAATCCGAAAACCCATGCATATTCAAATCTGAAGATGTGAACAAGCTTACATATCTCCATGCATGCGTTTGTGAAAGTTTAAGACTCTATCCACCTGTGCCATTTCAACTTAGAGTACCAGAAAAGCCAGACAAGCTTCCTAGCGGAGTTTGTGTAACTCCAAATGATAAAATCATCATGTCAGTTTATGCAATGGCAAGAATGAAGTCTATATGGGGTGAAGATTGTTCGGAATTCAAGCCTGAAAGGTGGATAACGGAAAAAGGAGGGATTAAACACGAGCCAACGTATAAATACCCAGTGTTTAACGATGGACCGAGGAATTGTCTTGGGAAGGATATGGCGCTTAATCATACGAAGATGGTGGCCGCAACAATAATCCATAATTACAATTTAGAGATGATGGAAGGACATGTTGTGGAGAAGAATTGTTCCATTATATTGTATATGAAGCATGGCCTGAAGGTGAATGTGTTTAAAAGATGGAcctag